The following are encoded together in the Humulus lupulus chromosome 5, drHumLupu1.1, whole genome shotgun sequence genome:
- the LOC133834109 gene encoding protein phosphatase 2C 51-like, translated as MRGLLQKVTSCDGGSSSRNPFEFTDAAVDKEQELPDGIKNDEWVLEKINIDMGNHNEEEYHKDTRTLPHVSNGWISVIGRRRVMEDAVAVVEIDSSYHFFGVYDGHGGSDVANACRDQLHHRVEARIRGYDGGTVDWSKVMSYCFLKMDEEVGNIYDGGSGGVEIIHDVGRAMSLNTMGSTAMVVLVGKEAIVVANCGDSRTVLCRDRVAVPLSRDHKPDVPHERERVEAVGGRIINWNGYRVLGVLDTSRSIGDHYLRPFVISEPEVSVYERNELDAFLVIASDGLWDFMSNDFACEVVRSCFDGPIKTMFSDDGLAGTTASEAAALLAELAMARGSKDNISVIVVDLKKQIC; from the exons ATGAGAGGACTACTTCAAAAGGTTACTTCTTGCGACGGAGGTTCGAGCTCGAGAAATCCCTTTGAGTTCACAGACGCCGCCGTTGACAAAGAGCAGGAATTGCCGGATGGGATAAAGAACGACGAGTGGGTGTTGGAAAAAATAAATATCGATATGGGGAATCATAATGAAGAAGAATACCACAAAGACACAAGGACTCTACCGCATGTGTCGAACGGTTGGATTTCGGTGATCGGACGGCGACGAGTGATGGAGGACGCAGTGGCGGTGGTGGAAATCGACTCATCATATCATTTCTTCGGTGTTTACGACGGTCACGGCGGGTCTGACGTGGCGAATGCCTGCCGGGACCAGCTCCATCACAGGGTGGAGGCGAGGATTCGCGGGTACGATGGTGGAACAGTGGATTGGAGTAAGGTAATGAGTTATTGCTTTCTGAAAATGGACGAGGAGGTCGGAAACATCTACGACGGCGGAAGCGGCGGCGTTGAGATCATACACGACGTTGGCCGGGCTATGTCTCTGAACACGATGGGGTCCACGGCGATGGTTGTTCTGGTTGGGAAAGAGGCTATTGTGGTGGCCAATTGCGGGGATTCCAGGACTGTGCTGTGTCGTGATAGAGTTGCCGTGCCTCTATCACGTGACCACAAG CCTGATGTGCCGCATGAGAGGGAGAGAGTGGAAGCAGTAGGAGGAAGAATCATAAACTGGAATGGTTACCGTGTTCTTGGAGTACTTGACACTTCAAGATCAATTG GGGATCATTATTTGAGGCCTTTCGTGATCTCTGAACCAGAGGTGAGTGTGTACGAGCGGAATGAATTAGATGCATTCCTTGTGATAGCAAGCGATGGTCTGTGGGATTTCATGTCAAACGACTTTGCTTGTGAGGTTGTTCGAAGCTGTTTTGATGGCCCTATCAAGACAATGTTTTCCGACGATGGCTTGGCCGGAACTACTGCCTCAGAGGCAGCTGCTCTGCTGGCCGAGCTCGCCATGGCCCGAGGAAGCAAAGACAATATCAGTGTCATAGTTGTCGATCTCAAGAAGCAGATTTGCTAA